In Terriglobus sp. TAA 43, a single window of DNA contains:
- a CDS encoding darcynin family protein produces MTTESLAPDAVLPEHEGLAGTFHIFMKVKTTRHWLDLPNHEREAFFRDVVWPILRRRPQVTHRYFECEAFSADASDILVWETKDLNAWAWVADHLRECLWWDHYFQVVQILPAMEANYPLTMGG; encoded by the coding sequence ATGACTACTGAATCATTAGCGCCGGATGCGGTGCTGCCGGAACATGAAGGCCTGGCGGGCACGTTTCACATTTTTATGAAGGTGAAGACCACGCGGCATTGGCTGGACCTGCCGAACCATGAGCGGGAGGCGTTCTTCCGTGATGTTGTGTGGCCGATTCTGCGGCGTCGTCCGCAGGTAACGCATCGGTATTTCGAATGCGAGGCGTTCAGCGCGGACGCGTCGGACATTCTGGTGTGGGAGACGAAGGACCTGAATGCGTGGGCGTGGGTTGCGGACCATCTGCGCGAGTGCCTGTGGTGGGATCACTACTTTCAGGTGGTGCAGATTCTGCCTGCGATGGAGGCGAATTATCCGTTGACGATGGGAGGGTGA
- a CDS encoding sulfatase gives MQRREFLKLSAMAAAGSHVPMQGQSQPQRPNVILFVADQRTFGLSKATGYPLDTSPTLDRLQQQGIGFERNYCTMPLCVPSRISMLTGRWANAHRVRNNLMTSEAYFEKDICQVAHDQGYTTALCGKNHTYLRKDHVDFWREYTHTGGPHTNNAQHAAFDQYLQDTHYNVMDKPTPFPVEAQLPYRIVSDAIEFIDNAGQQPFFAQVSVPEPHNPEQVPAPYWNMFPSESIPERCAGPDKLKDTGFRMQWEYRMQQDASPQTEPLWRRYLSNYMGMLRLIDDQIQRLLHHVDTRGLRDNTLFLFTSDHGDALMNFGLGHKGADLRETVTHTPLIFNGHGVRHNEKVQQAFTSMADIMPTLCEVMGADIPHGVQGRSLWPLLQGESYPPEEFRSIYSSVGLGGLYYTDEDNVPYNIAEDPKGAAFDELNKVTLSGNQKMVRMGDWKLVFDMMGYGQLYNLKADPCELHNLFNQPAHAKEQASLMAELMMWFMRTEDSLPTGPQNRKYQTKWSTKHNWYAPYRKSGPPPAAYQP, from the coding sequence GTGCAGCGCAGAGAATTCCTCAAACTAAGCGCAATGGCAGCAGCAGGCAGCCATGTGCCGATGCAAGGGCAAAGCCAACCACAACGCCCCAACGTCATCCTCTTCGTTGCAGACCAGCGCACCTTCGGCCTCAGCAAAGCCACCGGCTACCCTCTCGACACCAGCCCCACACTCGATCGCCTTCAGCAACAAGGCATCGGCTTCGAACGCAACTACTGCACCATGCCGCTCTGCGTGCCCAGCCGCATCTCCATGCTCACTGGCCGATGGGCCAACGCACATCGCGTTCGCAACAACCTGATGACCTCAGAAGCCTACTTCGAAAAAGACATCTGCCAGGTTGCGCACGATCAGGGTTACACCACCGCTCTCTGCGGCAAGAACCACACCTACCTGCGCAAAGACCACGTCGACTTCTGGCGCGAGTACACACACACCGGCGGCCCACACACCAACAACGCGCAACACGCCGCCTTCGACCAATACCTCCAGGACACGCATTACAACGTCATGGACAAGCCCACACCGTTCCCCGTCGAGGCACAACTCCCCTACCGCATCGTCTCCGACGCAATCGAGTTCATCGACAACGCAGGCCAGCAACCGTTCTTCGCGCAGGTCAGCGTCCCCGAACCGCACAACCCGGAACAAGTGCCCGCGCCTTACTGGAACATGTTCCCATCGGAGTCCATCCCCGAACGCTGCGCAGGCCCCGACAAGCTCAAAGACACCGGCTTCCGCATGCAGTGGGAATACCGCATGCAACAGGACGCATCACCACAAACCGAACCGCTCTGGCGCCGCTACCTCTCCAACTACATGGGCATGCTGCGTCTCATCGACGACCAGATCCAGCGCCTGCTCCACCACGTTGACACACGCGGTCTGCGTGACAACACACTCTTCCTCTTCACCTCAGACCACGGCGACGCGCTCATGAACTTCGGTCTCGGGCACAAGGGCGCGGATCTGCGCGAAACCGTCACGCACACGCCACTCATCTTCAACGGCCACGGCGTCCGTCACAACGAAAAGGTGCAACAAGCCTTCACCTCCATGGCCGACATCATGCCCACACTCTGCGAAGTCATGGGCGCAGACATCCCGCACGGCGTGCAAGGCCGCAGCCTGTGGCCTCTGCTCCAGGGCGAGTCCTATCCGCCAGAAGAATTCCGCAGCATCTATTCCAGCGTCGGCCTCGGCGGCCTGTATTACACCGATGAAGACAACGTGCCCTACAACATCGCCGAAGACCCAAAGGGCGCAGCCTTCGACGAACTCAACAAAGTCACCCTCAGCGGCAATCAGAAGATGGTGCGCATGGGCGACTGGAAGCTCGTCTTCGACATGATGGGCTACGGCCAGCTTTACAACCTGAAAGCTGATCCCTGCGAACTGCACAACCTCTTCAACCAGCCCGCCCACGCCAAAGAACAGGCCTCCCTCATGGCCGAACTCATGATGTGGTTCATGCGCACGGAAGACAGCCTGCCCACCGGCCCGCAGAACCGGAAATACCAGACAAAGTGGTCCACAAAGCACAACTGGTACGCCCCGTATCGCAAATCCGGGCCACCTCCCGCCGCCTACCAACCCTGA
- a CDS encoding TetR/AcrR family transcriptional regulator — protein MLAKKTRVPAKKKATRKAVANPRKQPSQERSRETVAVILEAAARILESRGLEGYNTNVVAEKAGVSIGSLYQYFPGKDALTIALIRSFEDDLLQSVKAAIAASQHDTLAQALQRVVRALYGTHIHRSALNVVLEAEEQRLQQHIPENKETLATLVAALLRKHRHHLRIPMKEAVHDTITISRAMVDAALREGLSAATAERRTVRALTAYLFWQDQPNESH, from the coding sequence ATGCTCGCAAAGAAAACTCGCGTTCCAGCGAAGAAGAAAGCCACACGCAAAGCCGTTGCAAACCCGCGTAAGCAGCCGTCACAAGAGCGTTCGCGTGAGACTGTCGCCGTCATACTCGAAGCGGCTGCTCGCATTCTTGAATCCCGCGGCCTTGAGGGCTACAACACCAACGTCGTCGCGGAAAAAGCAGGAGTTAGCATCGGCTCGCTCTACCAGTACTTCCCCGGTAAGGACGCGCTCACCATCGCACTCATCCGTTCCTTTGAAGACGACCTGTTGCAGAGCGTCAAAGCCGCCATCGCTGCTTCGCAACACGACACACTGGCACAGGCACTCCAACGCGTCGTTCGCGCACTCTACGGCACACACATCCACCGCTCCGCACTCAACGTGGTTTTAGAAGCCGAAGAGCAACGCCTGCAACAACACATCCCTGAAAACAAAGAGACACTCGCGACTCTCGTAGCTGCGCTATTGCGCAAGCATCGCCACCACCTGCGCATACCAATGAAAGAAGCCGTACACGACACCATCACCATCTCGCGCGCCATGGTCGACGCCGCACTCCGCGAAGGCCTCAGCGCCGCAACAGCAGAGCGCAGAACTGTCCGGGCTCTCACGGCATATTTGTTCTGGCAGGATCAACCCAACGAATCCCACTAA
- the gyrB gene encoding DNA topoisomerase (ATP-hydrolyzing) subunit B, producing the protein MATETPLIDLQQTDPTNAPEPKITSETGQPTYTSDNIRVLEGLEAVRLRPAMYIGSTSEQGLHHLVYEVVDNSVDEALAGHATRIDVIIHADNSITVIDDGRGIPVDMKDLGNGVKMPALQVVLTKLHAGGKFDANSYKVSGGLHGVGVSCVNALSEEFDVEVWRDGHTYQQDYSKGDPISEVREVGVTQRRGTKVHFLPDKSIFSVHEYNFDTLAGRLRQLAFLNKGIEINLTDERTTDAKSGEFKQINFRFKGGIEEFIRHLNKGKIVLHEKPIYMEAEKGQLTMEIALQYNDAYSETVFSFANNINTVDGGTHLSGFRTSLTRTINAAGQSLGLFKDMKEALSGDDVREGLVAVVSVKLPQPQFEGQTKGKLNSDIAGQVQSFVNERLGVFFEQNPQVAKKIINKAIDAARAREAARKARDLTRRKGALDGGGLPGKLADCSERQPDRCELYLVEGESAGGTAKQGRDRRFQAILPLKGKILNVEKARYDKMLGHEEIRAMITALGTGIGKDDFTLDKLRYGKLILMTDADVDGSHIRTLLLTFFFRHMTQLIQRGHVYIAQPPLYKIKKGRFEQYIKDDRDFVKVMVKRAADGMVVRYGDAAQTIDGAELTKFMGNLNEYIGFFDKADKRFRNEKVTEQVAKLFAHEGKEQAKRSDFETPEKLEEMATYLESIAREFQFKAVGKPVKDEEHSTWSLDYTDAQGATRHIDFTTISAPEMRQMLGKYAQISQYLKPPFLVEYAQKAGKAAAVAEEEEAEEAAETDVNETIAAAPGTATEAKGAKRSSKVGQDPVQKDTPRELFEYVIEQGKKEYQVQRYKGLGEMTAEQLWETTMDPERRTLLQVKLEDIAATEEIFTTLMGEDVESRRRFIEENALDVKNLDI; encoded by the coding sequence GTGGCCACCGAGACACCCCTGATCGACCTGCAGCAGACTGACCCCACCAACGCTCCCGAGCCAAAAATCACGTCGGAGACCGGCCAGCCCACCTACACCAGCGACAACATCCGTGTGCTGGAAGGTTTGGAAGCGGTTCGTCTGCGCCCGGCCATGTACATCGGCTCCACGTCCGAGCAGGGTCTGCACCATCTCGTGTACGAAGTCGTCGATAACTCCGTCGACGAAGCCCTCGCCGGCCATGCCACCCGGATCGACGTCATCATCCACGCCGACAACTCCATCACCGTCATCGACGACGGCCGTGGCATCCCCGTGGACATGAAGGACCTTGGCAACGGCGTGAAGATGCCCGCTCTCCAGGTCGTACTCACCAAGCTGCACGCAGGCGGCAAGTTCGACGCCAACAGCTACAAGGTCTCCGGCGGTCTGCACGGCGTGGGCGTAAGCTGCGTCAACGCGCTCTCCGAAGAGTTCGACGTCGAAGTCTGGCGCGACGGTCACACCTACCAGCAGGACTATTCCAAGGGCGACCCCATCAGCGAAGTGCGCGAAGTTGGCGTCACCCAGCGCCGCGGCACCAAGGTCCACTTCCTGCCCGACAAGTCCATCTTCTCCGTCCACGAGTACAACTTCGACACCCTTGCGGGACGCCTGCGCCAGCTCGCCTTCTTGAACAAGGGCATTGAGATCAACCTCACCGACGAGCGCACCACCGACGCCAAATCCGGCGAGTTCAAGCAGATCAACTTCCGCTTCAAGGGCGGCATTGAAGAGTTCATCCGCCACCTGAACAAGGGCAAGATCGTGCTGCATGAAAAGCCCATCTACATGGAGGCCGAAAAGGGCCAGCTGACCATGGAGATCGCGCTGCAGTACAACGACGCATACTCCGAGACGGTCTTCAGCTTCGCCAACAACATCAACACCGTTGACGGTGGCACCCATCTCTCCGGCTTCCGCACCTCGCTCACGCGCACCATCAACGCGGCAGGTCAGTCCCTCGGTCTCTTCAAGGACATGAAGGAAGCGCTCAGCGGCGACGACGTCCGCGAAGGCCTTGTAGCCGTCGTTAGCGTCAAGCTGCCGCAGCCGCAGTTTGAAGGCCAGACCAAGGGCAAGCTGAACTCCGACATCGCGGGCCAGGTGCAGTCCTTCGTCAACGAGCGCCTTGGCGTCTTCTTTGAACAGAACCCGCAGGTCGCCAAGAAGATCATCAACAAGGCCATCGACGCCGCTCGCGCACGCGAAGCAGCCCGCAAGGCCCGCGACCTTACACGCCGTAAGGGCGCACTCGACGGCGGCGGTCTGCCCGGCAAGCTCGCCGACTGCTCTGAGCGTCAGCCCGACCGTTGCGAACTCTACCTCGTCGAGGGTGAGTCGGCAGGCGGTACCGCCAAGCAGGGCCGCGATCGTCGCTTCCAGGCGATCCTCCCTCTCAAGGGTAAGATCCTCAACGTCGAAAAAGCCCGCTACGACAAGATGCTGGGCCACGAAGAAATCCGCGCCATGATCACGGCGCTCGGCACCGGCATCGGCAAAGACGACTTCACGCTGGACAAGCTTCGCTACGGCAAGCTCATCCTCATGACCGATGCTGACGTCGACGGTTCGCACATCCGCACACTGCTACTGACCTTCTTCTTCCGTCACATGACGCAGCTCATCCAGCGCGGCCACGTCTACATCGCGCAGCCGCCCCTCTACAAGATCAAGAAGGGTCGCTTCGAGCAGTACATCAAGGACGATCGCGACTTCGTTAAGGTCATGGTCAAGCGCGCGGCCGACGGCATGGTCGTTCGCTACGGCGACGCAGCACAGACCATTGACGGTGCCGAACTCACCAAGTTCATGGGCAACCTGAACGAGTACATCGGCTTCTTCGACAAGGCAGACAAGCGCTTCCGCAACGAAAAGGTCACCGAGCAGGTCGCAAAACTCTTCGCCCACGAGGGCAAGGAGCAGGCAAAGCGTTCCGACTTTGAAACACCTGAAAAGCTGGAAGAAATGGCGACGTACCTCGAGTCCATCGCCCGCGAATTCCAGTTCAAGGCCGTCGGCAAGCCCGTGAAGGACGAAGAGCACAGCACCTGGTCACTGGACTACACCGACGCTCAGGGTGCAACGCGCCACATCGACTTCACCACCATCTCCGCTCCGGAAATGCGGCAGATGCTCGGCAAGTACGCGCAGATCAGCCAATATCTGAAGCCGCCATTCCTCGTCGAATACGCGCAGAAGGCCGGTAAGGCCGCTGCCGTCGCAGAAGAGGAAGAGGCAGAAGAAGCCGCCGAGACGGACGTGAACGAGACCATCGCAGCCGCTCCCGGCACCGCAACGGAAGCCAAGGGCGCCAAGCGCAGCTCGAAGGTCGGCCAGGACCCTGTCCAGAAGGACACTCCGCGCGAACTCTTCGAGTACGTCATCGAACAGGGCAAGAAGGAATACCAGGTGCAGCGCTACAAGGGCCTCGGTGAAATGACCGCCGAACAGCTCTGGGAGACCACCATGGACCCCGAACGCCGCACCCTCCTGCAGGTCAAGCTTGAGGACATCGCAGCCACCGAGGAAATCTTCACCACCCTCATGGGCGAAGACGTCGAAAGCCGTCGCCGCTTCATCGAGGAAAACGCCCTCGACGTTAAGAACCTCGACATCTAG
- the secE gene encoding preprotein translocase subunit SecE yields the protein MAKAAVVEENAALQKMKEPGKKLGDFLGDVRSEMRKVSTPSTAETRTTTAVVIVTVFAFAAYFWLVDFGINQTLNKLITKLTAH from the coding sequence ATGGCCAAGGCAGCAGTAGTAGAAGAGAACGCAGCACTCCAGAAGATGAAGGAACCCGGCAAGAAGCTCGGTGACTTCCTGGGCGACGTGCGCAGCGAAATGCGCAAGGTATCAACGCCGTCGACCGCGGAAACGCGCACCACGACAGCCGTCGTGATCGTCACGGTCTTCGCCTTTGCTGCATACTTCTGGCTTGTCGATTTCGGCATCAACCAGACGCTGAACAAGCTCATCACCAAGCTGACAGCGCACTAA